Proteins from one Malaya genurostris strain Urasoe2022 chromosome 2, Malgen_1.1, whole genome shotgun sequence genomic window:
- the LOC131428319 gene encoding protein held out wings isoform X3: MSTYCNSISSDNSQTTQSIADYLAQLLKDRKQLAAFPNVFNHVERLLDEEISKVRASLFQINGVTKEPLTLPEPEGEALTLNEKVYVPVKDHPDFNFVGRILGPRGMTAKQLEQETGCKIMVRGKGSMRDKKKEEANRGKPNWEHLSDDLHVLITVEDTENRATMKIKRALEEVKKLLVPHAEGEDELKKRQLMELAIINGTYRDSSAKTVPAEISFETAYDGWKQLAAEQRLMNPAFASLTTNHLAAAAARNAANPLGAPLILSPRISVPTTGASLMTGTAPPTIDHTTGLIYTAAPYGDYTSYAALAAGNPLLTEYADHSSLSLFQVRQF; the protein is encoded by the coding sequence ATGAGTACGTATTGCAACAGCATTAGCTCGGACAATTCTCAGACGACGCAGAGCATTGCGGACTATCTGGCACAGTTACTTAAAGATAGGAAGCAGTTGGCCGCCTTCCCAAATGTGTTCAATCATGTGGAGCGTCTGCTGGACGAAGAGATATCAAAAGTGCGGGCTTCGTTGTTCCAAATCAACGGAGTAACCAAGGAACCTCTGACGCTACCAGAACCCGAAGGAGAAGCGTTGACCTTGAACGAAAAGGTCTATGTACCCGTTAAAGACCATCCCGATTTCAATTTTGTGGGACGAATTCTCGGACCCCGAGGAATGACAGCAAAACAGCTGGAGCAAGAGACTGGCTGCAAGATAATGGTCCGGGGGAAAGGCTCGATGCGCGATAAGAAAAAAGAGGAAGCAAATCGGGGTAAACCAAACTGGGAGCATCTGTCTGATGATTTACACGTTTTGATTACCGTTGAAGATACCGAGAACCGAGCTACAATGAAAATCAAGCGTGCTCTGGAAGAGGTCAAGAAACTGTTGGTCCCACATGCTGAAGGCGAAGATGAACTGAAGAAACGACAGCTCATGGAATTGGCCATAATCAACGGTACCTATCGGGATTCGAGTGCAAAAACTGTCCCAGCCGAAATAAGCTTCGAAACAGCGTACGACGGATGGAAGCAGCTGGCTGCTGAACAACGTCTAATGAATCCTGCGTTCGCCAGTTTAACGACAAATCACCTGGCTGCCGCTGCTGCAAGAAATGCCGCTAACCCGCTCGGTGCCCCTTTGATCTTGTCACCACGAATCTCGGTGCCTACCACAGGTGCCAGTTTAATGACCGGCACGGCACCACCAACCATCGATCACACCACCGGACTGATATACACAGCAGCACCGTACGGAGACTACACGAGCTATGCTGCGCTTGCTGCCGGAAATCCGCTGCTGACGGAATACGCCGATCACAGT
- the LOC131428319 gene encoding protein held out wings isoform X4, translated as MSTYCNSISSDNSQTTQSIADYLAQLLKDRKQLAAFPNVFNHVERLLDEEISKVRASLFQINGVTKEPLTLPEPEGEALTLNEKVYVPVKDHPDFNFVGRILGPRGMTAKQLEQETGCKIMVRGKGSMRDKKKEEANRGKPNWEHLSDDLHVLITVEDTENRATMKIKRALEEVKKLLVPHAEGEDELKKRQLMELAIINGTYRDSSAKTVPAEISFETAYDGWKQLAAEQRLMNPAFASLTTNHLAAAAARNAANPLGAPLILSPRISVPTTGASLMTGTAPPTIDHTTGLIYTAAPYGDYTSYAALAAGNPLLTEYADHSVRQF; from the coding sequence ATGAGTACGTATTGCAACAGCATTAGCTCGGACAATTCTCAGACGACGCAGAGCATTGCGGACTATCTGGCACAGTTACTTAAAGATAGGAAGCAGTTGGCCGCCTTCCCAAATGTGTTCAATCATGTGGAGCGTCTGCTGGACGAAGAGATATCAAAAGTGCGGGCTTCGTTGTTCCAAATCAACGGAGTAACCAAGGAACCTCTGACGCTACCAGAACCCGAAGGAGAAGCGTTGACCTTGAACGAAAAGGTCTATGTACCCGTTAAAGACCATCCCGATTTCAATTTTGTGGGACGAATTCTCGGACCCCGAGGAATGACAGCAAAACAGCTGGAGCAAGAGACTGGCTGCAAGATAATGGTCCGGGGGAAAGGCTCGATGCGCGATAAGAAAAAAGAGGAAGCAAATCGGGGTAAACCAAACTGGGAGCATCTGTCTGATGATTTACACGTTTTGATTACCGTTGAAGATACCGAGAACCGAGCTACAATGAAAATCAAGCGTGCTCTGGAAGAGGTCAAGAAACTGTTGGTCCCACATGCTGAAGGCGAAGATGAACTGAAGAAACGACAGCTCATGGAATTGGCCATAATCAACGGTACCTATCGGGATTCGAGTGCAAAAACTGTCCCAGCCGAAATAAGCTTCGAAACAGCGTACGACGGATGGAAGCAGCTGGCTGCTGAACAACGTCTAATGAATCCTGCGTTCGCCAGTTTAACGACAAATCACCTGGCTGCCGCTGCTGCAAGAAATGCCGCTAACCCGCTCGGTGCCCCTTTGATCTTGTCACCACGAATCTCGGTGCCTACCACAGGTGCCAGTTTAATGACCGGCACGGCACCACCAACCATCGATCACACCACCGGACTGATATACACAGCAGCACCGTACGGAGACTACACGAGCTATGCTGCGCTTGCTGCCGGAAATCCGCTGCTGACGGAATACGCCGATCACAGT
- the LOC131428319 gene encoding protein held out wings isoform X1, producing the protein MSTYCNSISSDNSQTTQSIADYLAQLLKDRKQLAAFPNVFNHVERLLDEEISKVRASLFQINGVTKEPLTLPEPEGEALTLNEKVYVPVKDHPDFNFVGRILGPRGMTAKQLEQETGCKIMVRGKGSMRDKKKEEANRGKPNWEHLSDDLHVLITVEDTENRATMKIKRALEEVKKLLVPHAEGEDELKKRQLMELAIINGTYRDSSAKTVPAEISFETAYDGWKQLAAEQRLMNPAFASLTTNHLAAAAARNAANPLGAPLILSPRISVPTTGASLMTGTAPPTIDHTTGLIYTAAPYGDYTSYAALAAGNPLLTEYADHSVGAMKTQRRQFAPRDHPY; encoded by the coding sequence ATGAGTACGTATTGCAACAGCATTAGCTCGGACAATTCTCAGACGACGCAGAGCATTGCGGACTATCTGGCACAGTTACTTAAAGATAGGAAGCAGTTGGCCGCCTTCCCAAATGTGTTCAATCATGTGGAGCGTCTGCTGGACGAAGAGATATCAAAAGTGCGGGCTTCGTTGTTCCAAATCAACGGAGTAACCAAGGAACCTCTGACGCTACCAGAACCCGAAGGAGAAGCGTTGACCTTGAACGAAAAGGTCTATGTACCCGTTAAAGACCATCCCGATTTCAATTTTGTGGGACGAATTCTCGGACCCCGAGGAATGACAGCAAAACAGCTGGAGCAAGAGACTGGCTGCAAGATAATGGTCCGGGGGAAAGGCTCGATGCGCGATAAGAAAAAAGAGGAAGCAAATCGGGGTAAACCAAACTGGGAGCATCTGTCTGATGATTTACACGTTTTGATTACCGTTGAAGATACCGAGAACCGAGCTACAATGAAAATCAAGCGTGCTCTGGAAGAGGTCAAGAAACTGTTGGTCCCACATGCTGAAGGCGAAGATGAACTGAAGAAACGACAGCTCATGGAATTGGCCATAATCAACGGTACCTATCGGGATTCGAGTGCAAAAACTGTCCCAGCCGAAATAAGCTTCGAAACAGCGTACGACGGATGGAAGCAGCTGGCTGCTGAACAACGTCTAATGAATCCTGCGTTCGCCAGTTTAACGACAAATCACCTGGCTGCCGCTGCTGCAAGAAATGCCGCTAACCCGCTCGGTGCCCCTTTGATCTTGTCACCACGAATCTCGGTGCCTACCACAGGTGCCAGTTTAATGACCGGCACGGCACCACCAACCATCGATCACACCACCGGACTGATATACACAGCAGCACCGTACGGAGACTACACGAGCTATGCTGCGCTTGCTGCCGGAAATCCGCTGCTGACGGAATACGCCGATCACAGTGTAGGTGCAATGAAAACTCAAAGAAGGCAATTCGCGCCTAGAGATCATCCTTACTAA
- the LOC131428319 gene encoding protein held out wings isoform X2 → MSTYCNSISSDNSQTTQSIADYLAQLLKDRKQLAAFPNVFNHVERLLDEEISKVRASLFQINGVTKEPLTLPEPEGEALTLNEKVYVPVKDHPDFNFVGRILGPRGMTAKQLEQETGCKIMVRGKGSMRDKKKEEANRGKPNWEHLSDDLHVLITVEDTENRATMKIKRALEEVKKLLVPHAEGEDELKKRQLMELAIINGTYRDSSAKTVPAEISFETAYDGWKQLAAEQRLMNPAFASLTTNHLAAAAARNAANPLGAPLILSPRISVPTTGASLMTGTAPPTIDHTTGLIYTAAPYGDYTSYAALAAGNPLLTEYADHSFPSCFQPFPHHQGQMTV, encoded by the coding sequence ATGAGTACGTATTGCAACAGCATTAGCTCGGACAATTCTCAGACGACGCAGAGCATTGCGGACTATCTGGCACAGTTACTTAAAGATAGGAAGCAGTTGGCCGCCTTCCCAAATGTGTTCAATCATGTGGAGCGTCTGCTGGACGAAGAGATATCAAAAGTGCGGGCTTCGTTGTTCCAAATCAACGGAGTAACCAAGGAACCTCTGACGCTACCAGAACCCGAAGGAGAAGCGTTGACCTTGAACGAAAAGGTCTATGTACCCGTTAAAGACCATCCCGATTTCAATTTTGTGGGACGAATTCTCGGACCCCGAGGAATGACAGCAAAACAGCTGGAGCAAGAGACTGGCTGCAAGATAATGGTCCGGGGGAAAGGCTCGATGCGCGATAAGAAAAAAGAGGAAGCAAATCGGGGTAAACCAAACTGGGAGCATCTGTCTGATGATTTACACGTTTTGATTACCGTTGAAGATACCGAGAACCGAGCTACAATGAAAATCAAGCGTGCTCTGGAAGAGGTCAAGAAACTGTTGGTCCCACATGCTGAAGGCGAAGATGAACTGAAGAAACGACAGCTCATGGAATTGGCCATAATCAACGGTACCTATCGGGATTCGAGTGCAAAAACTGTCCCAGCCGAAATAAGCTTCGAAACAGCGTACGACGGATGGAAGCAGCTGGCTGCTGAACAACGTCTAATGAATCCTGCGTTCGCCAGTTTAACGACAAATCACCTGGCTGCCGCTGCTGCAAGAAATGCCGCTAACCCGCTCGGTGCCCCTTTGATCTTGTCACCACGAATCTCGGTGCCTACCACAGGTGCCAGTTTAATGACCGGCACGGCACCACCAACCATCGATCACACCACCGGACTGATATACACAGCAGCACCGTACGGAGACTACACGAGCTATGCTGCGCTTGCTGCCGGAAATCCGCTGCTGACGGAATACGCCGATCACAGT